A single genomic interval of Salmo trutta chromosome 13, fSalTru1.1, whole genome shotgun sequence harbors:
- the LOC115205818 gene encoding claudin-19 isoform X1, translating into MLLAFQVLGLTLGVIGWCLENSCTSSHSWRVRSHSGAVTTNNWQFEGLWMTCAATSLGSMQCQRYKTVLGLPGYIQACRALMIIALLLGLASIIVSVLGLKCTKIGSTSEQAKGKIALTGGSLFILSGLSTLTAVSWYAARVVQEFHDPFFAGVRFELGAGLYMGWGAACLAILGGVMLCCSCKRGPSVPTTGGYSYNYSKTSGGQKIYRAENVSESGSSKAYV; encoded by the exons ATGCTATTAGCTTTCCAGGTCCTGGGTCTGACTTTAGGGGTGATTGGCTGGTGTCTGGAGAACAGCTGCACTAGTTCCCATTCCTGGAGGGTACGCAGCCATTCTGGGGCTGTCACAACCAACAACTGGCAGTTCGAGGGCCTGTGGATGACCTGCGCAGCCACGTCCCTGGGCTCTATGCAGTGCCAGAGGTACAAGACTGTACTGGGGCTACCAG GCTACATACAGGCATGTCGAGCCCTGATGATCATCGCTCTGCTCCTGGGTCTAGCGTCCATCATTGTGTCAGTGCTGGGGCTGAAATGCACAAAGATCGGCAGCACTTCTGAACAGGCCAAGGGCAAAATCGCTCTGACAGGCGGAAGCTTGTTCATCTTATCAG GTCTTTCCACCTTGACTGCTGTGTCATGGTATGCTGCACGGGTGGTGCAGGAGTTCCATGATCCATTCTTTGCAGGAGTAAG GTTTGAACTGGGTGCAGGTCTATACATGGGTTGGGGAGCTGCCTGTTTGGCCATTCTAGGTGGGGTCATGCTCTGCTGTTCCTGTAAGAGGGGTCCATCAGTACCAACCACAGG GGGATATTCATACAACTACTCCAAAACAAGTGGTGGACAAAAGATCTACAGGGCAGAAAATGTGTCAGAGTCTGGGAGTTCAAAAGCTTATGTTTAA
- the LOC115205818 gene encoding claudin-10 isoform X2, whose protein sequence is MSTAVELTGFLLCVASWLLTGSSLANDYWKVSSVSGSVIVSTRQFQNLFHSCAENSAGIRNCKDFESMLALPGYIQACRALMIIALLLGLASIIVSVLGLKCTKIGSTSEQAKGKIALTGGSLFILSGLSTLTAVSWYAARVVQEFHDPFFAGVRFELGAGLYMGWGAACLAILGGVMLCCSCKRGPSVPTTGGYSYNYSKTSGGQKIYRAENVSESGSSKAYV, encoded by the exons ATGTCGACGGCAGTGGAACTAACTGGGTTTTTGTTGTGCGTGGCAAGCTGGCTGCTCACCGGCTCCTCACTAGCCAATGACTACTGGAAGGTGTCCTCGGTGTCTGGCAGTGTCATCGTATCCACACGCCAGTTCCAGAATCTATTTCATTCATGTGCCGAGAACAGCGCCGGCATTAGGAACTGCAAAGACTTTGAGTCTATGCTCGCTCTGCCTG GCTACATACAGGCATGTCGAGCCCTGATGATCATCGCTCTGCTCCTGGGTCTAGCGTCCATCATTGTGTCAGTGCTGGGGCTGAAATGCACAAAGATCGGCAGCACTTCTGAACAGGCCAAGGGCAAAATCGCTCTGACAGGCGGAAGCTTGTTCATCTTATCAG GTCTTTCCACCTTGACTGCTGTGTCATGGTATGCTGCACGGGTGGTGCAGGAGTTCCATGATCCATTCTTTGCAGGAGTAAG GTTTGAACTGGGTGCAGGTCTATACATGGGTTGGGGAGCTGCCTGTTTGGCCATTCTAGGTGGGGTCATGCTCTGCTGTTCCTGTAAGAGGGGTCCATCAGTACCAACCACAGG GGGATATTCATACAACTACTCCAAAACAAGTGGTGGACAAAAGATCTACAGGGCAGAAAATGTGTCAGAGTCTGGGAGTTCAAAAGCTTATGTTTAA
- the LOC115205816 gene encoding presenilins-associated rhomboid-like protein, mitochondrial, producing MSWRGCILRWARDDIICIATRGNRITLNTQQRCGFKKAVKETKTKKGVIEEAGPSHTQPSEGLIHKRGASPPVEPSVAYSRSFGRLVKPLVFTIGFTGCSFGTAAIWQYESLKSRVQSYFDEVRADWLEKLRPQKQGDLRKWINQWWNSLSEGQRTVAGIIAANAVVFCCWRVPSFQRSMIKYFTSNPASKTLCFPMLLSTFSHYSFFHMAANMYVLWSFSSSIVSMLGREQFMAVYMSAGVISTMFSYVCKTASGRLGPSLGASGAIMTVLAAVCTKMPEAKLAIIFLPMYAFSAGNALKAIVVMDTAGLVLGWRYFDHAAHLGGALFGVWYIMYGHELIWKNREPLVKVWHDLRTKGPSGGGNGGSGPQ from the exons ATGTCGTGGAGGGGGTGCATTTTAAGATGGGCTAGGGATGACATTATTTGTATAGCAACGAGAGGAAACAG AATCACCCTCAACACTCAACAGAGATGTGGCTTCAAGAAAGCAGTGAAGGAGACAAAGACCAAGAAGGGGGTCATAGAGGAGGCGGggccctcacacacacagcccagtgaAGGGCTCATCCACAAGAGGGGTGCATCACCCCCCGTGGAGCCCTCAGTGGCATACTCCAGGAGCTTTGGCAGACTGGTCAAGCCCCTGGTGTTCACAATAGGG TTTACAGGCTGTTCATTTGGCACAGCGGCCATCTGGCAGTATGAGTCACTGAAGTCCCGGGTCCAGAGCTACTTTGACGAGGTCCGGGCCGATTGGTTGGAGAAACTACGGCCGCAGAAACAGGGGGATCTTCGCAAATGG ATCAACCAGTGGTGGAACAGCTTGAGTGAAGGCCAACGTACTGTTGCAG GGATCATAGCTGCTAATGCTGTGGTGTTTTGCTGTTGGAGAGTGCCATCCTTCCAGCGCTCTATGATCAAATACTTCACATCCAACCCTGCCTCCA AAACCCTTTGTTTCCCCATGCTCCTGTCCACGTTCAGCCACTACTCCTTCTTCCACATGGCAGCCAACATGTACGTCCTCTGGAGTTTCTCCTCCAGCATCGTGTCCATGCTAGGCAGGGAGCAGTTCATGGCCGTTTACATGTCTGCAG GTGTTATCTCTACGATGTTCAGCTATGTATGTAAGACAGCCAGCGGGCGCTTAGGTCCATCTCTTGGAGCG TCAGGAGCCATCATGACAGTCTTGGCTGCAGTCTGTACCAAAATGCCAGAGGCTAAGCTGGCAATCATCTTCCTCCCCATGTATGCTTTCTCTGCAGGCAAT GCATTGAAAGCCATAGTAGTCATGGACACAGCTGGCCTAGTTTTAGGATGGCGGTACTTCGACCACGCGGCCCATCTAGGCGGAGCTCTTTTTGGCGT ctgGTACATCATGTATGGCCACGAGCTGATATGGAAGAACCGCGAGCCCCTAGTGAAGGTGTGGCACGACCTGAGGACAAAGGGTCCTAGTGGGGGAGGAAACGGTGGCAGCGGCCCCCAGTAG